The Pasteurella multocida genome contains a region encoding:
- a CDS encoding calcium/sodium antiporter codes for MLLEASLAILVGLIILVWSADRFVDGAAALARYLGMSPLLIGILIIGFGTSMPEMVVSALSALNGSPGIALGNAYGSNITNIALILGLTALIKPLTVHGSVIKKELPILLIVTVLSAYFLFDMRIARLEAIVLLALFIGYVVWTIWSSKKQRASVQANYEEDKHETCLSFKAALFWLIVGLALLMVSSQLLIWGAVKIAHYLGVSDLVIGLTVVAIGTSLPEVAASIAAARKGEVDLAVGNIIGSNLYNTLAVVGLAGVIMPIQAEHEVLSRDMLVMLSLTLALFILGFIAYKKRSQIGRLTGFLFLSSYIGYTLFLIQTAL; via the coding sequence ATGTTATTAGAAGCCTCACTCGCGATTCTCGTTGGGTTGATTATTTTGGTATGGAGTGCCGATCGTTTCGTGGATGGTGCTGCGGCATTAGCACGTTATCTTGGTATGTCGCCACTGTTAATTGGTATTTTGATTATCGGTTTTGGTACTTCAATGCCAGAAATGGTGGTTTCAGCCTTATCCGCTTTAAATGGCAGTCCGGGGATTGCTTTAGGCAATGCTTATGGTTCCAATATTACTAATATTGCCCTGATTCTTGGTTTAACCGCGTTGATCAAGCCTTTAACAGTACATGGCAGTGTGATCAAAAAAGAATTGCCTATTTTATTGATAGTTACTGTTCTCTCCGCTTATTTCCTATTCGATATGCGCATAGCTCGCTTAGAAGCCATCGTGCTATTAGCTCTTTTTATTGGTTATGTAGTTTGGACAATTTGGTCAAGTAAAAAACAGCGTGCATCTGTTCAAGCAAATTATGAAGAAGATAAGCATGAAACCTGTCTTTCTTTTAAAGCTGCCTTATTTTGGCTCATTGTGGGCTTAGCTTTACTGATGGTCAGTTCGCAGTTACTTATTTGGGGAGCAGTAAAAATTGCTCATTATCTGGGTGTCAGTGATTTAGTGATTGGATTAACCGTAGTGGCTATTGGAACATCTCTGCCCGAAGTTGCCGCCTCAATTGCCGCCGCACGCAAAGGCGAAGTGGATTTAGCGGTCGGCAATATTATTGGCTCAAACTTATACAACACCCTGGCGGTTGTGGGACTGGCTGGTGTAATCATGCCAATTCAAGCCGAACATGAGGTACTCTCGCGTGACATGCTAGTTATGCTCTCATTAACGCTCGCCCTCTTTATTTTAGGCTTTATTGCTTACAAAAAACGAAGCCAAATTGGGCGCTTAACAGGATTCTTATTTCTCAGCAGCTACATCGGCTATACGTTATTCTTAATTCAAACTGCGCTCTAA
- the uvrB gene encoding excinuclease ABC subunit UvrB, with the protein MAYKMHTKSFILHSDFSPSGDQPQAITQLIEGLENGLAHQTLLGVTGSGKTFTIANVIAKLNRPAMVLAPNKTLAAQLYAEMKAFFPENAVEYFVSYYDYYQPEAYVPSSDTFIEKDASINDQIEQMRLSATKSFLERRDTIVVASVSAIYGLGDPDSYLKMMLHLQTGAIINQRQILAQLAELQYTRNDQAFERGTFRVRGEIIDIFPAESDDKAIRIELFDDEIERLSLFDPLTGSSFGPVPRYTIYPKTHYVTPRERILDAIEKIKQELAERRQFLLENNKLLEEQRITQRTQFDIEMMNELGYCSGIENYSRYLSGRNEGEPPPTLFDYMPSDALLIIDESHVTVPQIGGMYRGDRSRKETLVEYGFRLPSALDNRPLRFEEFERLAPQTIYVSATPGPYELEKSAGEIIDQVVRPTGLLDPEIEIRPVAIQVDDLLSEARQRSDQNERVLVTTLTKKMAEDLTDYLDEHGIRVRYLHSDIDTVERVEIIRDLRLGEFDVLVGINLLREGLDIPEVSLVAILDADKEGFLRSERSLIQTIGRAARNLKGKAILYADRITNSMQKAITETNRRREKQMKYNEARGIVPQALNKKVGELLDIGQGANQKAKANRNAKKVAEPTALYVVPQTAKEYQQQIKKLEQQMYKYAQDLEFEKAAAVRDQLQQLREHFFEVQ; encoded by the coding sequence ATGGCGTATAAAATGCATACTAAATCATTTATTTTGCATTCGGATTTTTCTCCTTCTGGTGATCAACCGCAAGCAATTACGCAGCTGATTGAGGGGCTTGAAAATGGGCTTGCTCATCAAACCTTGTTAGGGGTAACAGGGTCGGGTAAGACCTTTACGATTGCTAATGTGATTGCAAAATTAAATCGTCCCGCTATGGTACTTGCCCCGAATAAAACCCTCGCAGCACAGCTTTATGCTGAAATGAAAGCATTTTTTCCAGAAAATGCAGTTGAATATTTCGTATCTTACTATGATTACTATCAGCCAGAAGCTTATGTGCCAAGTAGCGATACTTTTATTGAGAAAGATGCGTCGATTAATGATCAAATCGAACAAATGCGCTTATCTGCCACTAAATCGTTTTTAGAGCGTCGAGATACTATTGTGGTTGCCTCGGTATCCGCCATTTATGGTTTAGGCGATCCAGATTCTTATTTAAAAATGATGCTCCATTTACAAACAGGTGCGATTATTAATCAACGTCAAATCTTAGCGCAATTGGCTGAATTGCAGTACACACGCAATGATCAGGCGTTTGAGCGTGGTACCTTTCGTGTGCGCGGTGAAATCATTGATATTTTCCCCGCAGAATCTGATGATAAAGCGATACGGATCGAATTATTTGACGATGAAATCGAGCGATTAAGTTTATTTGATCCGCTAACTGGCTCAAGTTTTGGTCCTGTCCCTCGTTATACTATTTATCCGAAAACGCACTATGTCACACCAAGAGAGCGGATTTTAGATGCCATTGAAAAAATCAAACAAGAACTGGCGGAGCGTCGCCAATTCTTATTGGAAAATAACAAATTACTCGAAGAACAGCGCATTACACAACGCACCCAATTCGATATTGAAATGATGAATGAATTGGGATATTGCTCAGGTATCGAAAACTATTCACGCTATTTATCAGGGCGTAACGAAGGCGAGCCACCGCCAACCTTATTTGATTATATGCCTTCAGATGCACTACTTATTATTGATGAATCTCATGTGACGGTGCCGCAAATTGGTGGTATGTATCGTGGTGATCGTTCTCGTAAAGAAACACTGGTGGAATATGGTTTTCGTTTGCCTTCAGCATTGGATAATCGCCCTTTACGTTTTGAGGAATTTGAACGTTTAGCCCCGCAAACGATTTATGTCTCCGCCACACCGGGTCCTTATGAATTAGAAAAATCCGCTGGGGAAATTATTGATCAAGTAGTGCGTCCAACGGGCTTATTGGATCCAGAAATTGAAATTCGTCCTGTCGCGATTCAAGTAGATGATTTATTGTCTGAAGCTCGCCAAAGATCGGATCAAAATGAACGAGTTTTAGTCACTACCTTAACCAAAAAAATGGCGGAAGATCTGACGGATTATTTAGATGAACACGGTATTCGCGTCCGTTATTTACATTCAGATATTGATACGGTTGAGCGGGTAGAAATTATCCGTGATCTGCGTTTAGGGGAATTTGATGTGTTAGTTGGGATCAACTTATTGCGTGAAGGATTGGATATTCCGGAAGTGTCTTTGGTGGCGATTTTAGATGCCGATAAAGAAGGCTTCTTACGTTCAGAACGTTCCTTAATTCAGACAATTGGACGCGCAGCACGTAACTTAAAAGGGAAAGCAATTCTATATGCGGATCGCATCACCAATTCTATGCAAAAAGCCATCACCGAAACCAATCGCCGTCGTGAAAAACAAATGAAATATAATGAAGCACGCGGTATTGTGCCACAAGCATTGAATAAAAAAGTGGGAGAATTATTAGACATCGGTCAAGGGGCGAATCAAAAAGCTAAAGCGAATAGAAACGCGAAAAAAGTGGCAGAACCGACCGCACTTTATGTTGTACCACAAACGGCGAAAGAATATCAGCAACAGATTAAGAAATTAGAACAACAAATGTATAAATATGCACAGGATCTTGAATTTGAAAAAGCAGCGGCTGTGCGGGATCAATTACAACAATTACGTGAACATTTTTTTGAGGTGCAATAA
- a CDS encoding tetratricopeptide repeat protein → MLDEQLSQRFLAVAGPAIELAKQKKTKAALLTLEKVDIDQALEPDFYHLVEIQKAALLELLEKEKPAKMLRNFDTVLMLYRAVPMDNKTVYRSAQMQLANLLINLKRVDELEQLYQDFVAQQKLDGEDKLFLSSVLISLNKLDEALKMLDSITHREGATIFATAKTNAALILKNLKRYQECIRTCTLVSADDDMHMYAKAQLIWAEALYRLGRREEAFEVYKRLRPFHQPFYSEARWQLFIKFPVRAIRENILAFFGKA, encoded by the coding sequence ATGTTAGATGAACAATTAAGTCAACGTTTTTTAGCAGTTGCAGGACCGGCGATTGAATTAGCCAAACAGAAAAAGACCAAAGCAGCGTTATTAACCTTAGAAAAAGTGGACATCGATCAAGCGCTTGAACCAGATTTCTATCATCTTGTCGAAATTCAAAAAGCGGCACTCTTGGAGCTATTGGAAAAAGAGAAACCGGCAAAGATGTTGCGTAATTTTGATACGGTTTTGATGTTGTATCGTGCTGTGCCGATGGACAATAAAACAGTGTATCGTTCTGCGCAAATGCAATTAGCCAATCTGTTGATTAATTTGAAACGCGTTGATGAGCTTGAACAACTTTATCAAGATTTCGTAGCACAACAAAAATTAGATGGCGAAGATAAATTATTTTTAAGTTCTGTGTTGATTAGCCTCAATAAACTCGATGAGGCGCTAAAGATGTTGGATTCAATAACACATCGTGAGGGCGCTACTATTTTTGCTACGGCAAAAACTAATGCGGCACTTATCCTCAAAAACTTAAAACGCTACCAAGAATGTATTCGCACTTGTACGCTGGTTTCCGCTGACGATGATATGCATATGTATGCCAAAGCCCAGCTGATTTGGGCGGAGGCGTTATATCGTCTAGGGCGTAGAGAGGAAGCGTTTGAGGTGTATAAACGATTAAGACCGTTCCATCAGCCTTTTTATTCAGAAGCCAGATGGCAGCTGTTTATTAAATTCCCTGTACGTGCGATTCGGGAGAATATTTTGGCGTTTTTTGGTAAGGCATGA
- the phoR gene encoding phosphate regulon sensor histidine kinase PhoR — protein sequence MKRTFSIKYFFIELAISLLIASLFSYFTQSFAFWFIAVLLCFLIFHHYNEFKLLKMLHPDATDTLKKTHLLDNISQTTAYYKSKNRKERIKTLRLLSKLNKNIQYLPDAIIICDNEGNISWCNNASQEMFMFYWNKKINSKNLFNVIFYNEFKHYFYQSMRKRPLVLLTNENRYIEININHYDNESRVIIARDVTQMIRLLHSRQTFLSNINHELRTPLTVLQGYLELLEAEKDHSALAQKAIHAMQAQSQRMANLLQQLNVLAKIESSSNQEHEPVDMSRLILNLKENTHFLNHYHHQIHFDIAPDIYVFGDESQLQSAVSNLIYNAIKHAGENCQINVSWQPCAEGAKFSVTDNGIGIATHHLYHLTERFYRVDESRSNQTGGHGLGLAIVKHALEQHHAQLEIESKEGEGSCFSFIIPKKLLCESASA from the coding sequence ATGAAAAGAACCTTTTCAATTAAGTATTTTTTTATTGAATTAGCGATAAGCCTACTGATTGCCAGTCTTTTTTCCTATTTTACTCAATCCTTTGCATTCTGGTTTATTGCAGTGCTCCTCTGCTTTCTGATTTTTCATCATTACAATGAATTTAAGTTGTTGAAAATGCTCCATCCAGATGCGACTGACACACTGAAAAAAACACATCTGCTGGATAATATTTCTCAAACCACTGCCTACTATAAAAGTAAAAATCGAAAAGAAAGAATTAAAACGTTACGTTTACTTTCGAAATTAAATAAAAATATTCAATACCTCCCCGATGCCATTATCATTTGTGACAATGAAGGCAATATCTCTTGGTGCAATAACGCCTCGCAAGAAATGTTCATGTTTTATTGGAATAAGAAAATAAACAGTAAAAATCTCTTCAATGTCATTTTCTATAACGAATTTAAGCACTACTTTTATCAATCCATGAGAAAACGCCCTTTGGTGTTACTCACCAATGAAAACCGCTATATTGAGATCAACATTAATCATTATGACAACGAATCACGTGTGATTATTGCGCGCGATGTCACACAAATGATCCGTTTATTACATTCTCGCCAAACCTTTTTATCGAATATCAACCACGAACTACGCACGCCGTTAACAGTATTACAAGGTTACTTAGAGTTGCTAGAAGCAGAAAAAGATCACAGTGCACTGGCACAAAAAGCCATTCACGCCATGCAAGCACAAAGTCAGCGGATGGCAAATTTACTGCAACAACTCAATGTGTTGGCGAAAATTGAAAGCTCGTCTAATCAAGAACACGAACCCGTGGATATGTCACGCTTAATCTTAAATTTAAAAGAAAATACGCACTTTTTAAACCACTATCACCATCAAATCCATTTTGATATCGCACCGGACATTTATGTATTCGGCGATGAAAGCCAGCTACAAAGTGCGGTTTCCAATCTCATTTATAATGCGATAAAACATGCTGGTGAGAATTGTCAAATCAACGTCAGTTGGCAACCTTGTGCAGAGGGTGCTAAATTCAGTGTGACAGATAATGGAATAGGTATTGCAACACATCATTTATATCATTTAACTGAGCGTTTTTACCGTGTGGATGAATCCCGCAGTAACCAAACTGGCGGTCATGGTTTAGGTTTAGCAATCGTTAAACATGCCCTTGAACAGCATCACGCCCAACTGGAGATTGAAAGTAAAGAAGGCGAAGGAAGCTGTTTTTCTTTTATTATTCCGAAGAAGTTATTGTGTGAGAGCGCTTCAGCCTAA
- the phoB gene encoding phosphate regulon transcriptional regulator PhoB, with amino-acid sequence MTKILVVEDESAIREMISLFLTQQGYDIIEAADYQSAVKKLVEKPQLILLDWMLPGRSGIQFIQFLKKHEDTENIPVIMLTARSEEEDCITGLNTGADDYITKPFSPKILLARIEAMLRRVYEQSQNSIEIDGLILDQNALRVSYQKNVINLSSTEFKLLKFLMTHPEKVYTREQLLDCIWGNDIYVEDRTVDSYIRRLRKSLEQYGFDRYIQTVRGTGYRFSPHFQDEIK; translated from the coding sequence ATGACCAAAATACTGGTGGTTGAAGATGAAAGTGCGATTCGCGAAATGATCAGCTTATTTTTAACTCAACAAGGTTATGACATTATTGAGGCTGCTGACTACCAAAGTGCGGTCAAAAAATTAGTAGAAAAGCCACAACTCATTTTATTAGACTGGATGTTGCCCGGTCGTTCTGGTATCCAGTTTATTCAGTTTTTGAAAAAACACGAAGACACCGAAAACATCCCTGTCATCATGCTGACTGCGCGTAGTGAAGAAGAGGATTGTATTACCGGCTTAAATACAGGCGCGGATGATTACATCACTAAACCTTTCTCACCTAAAATCTTACTTGCCAGAATTGAAGCCATGCTCCGACGTGTTTATGAACAAAGCCAGAATAGCATTGAAATTGACGGACTAATTTTAGATCAAAATGCCTTGCGGGTGAGTTATCAAAAAAATGTGATTAACCTTAGTTCGACTGAATTTAAACTGCTTAAATTTCTCATGACTCACCCTGAAAAAGTCTATACACGCGAACAGCTCTTAGATTGTATTTGGGGAAATGATATTTATGTGGAAGATAGAACGGTGGATAGCTATATTCGTCGCTTACGCAAAAGCCTTGAGCAATATGGTTTTGATCGCTATATCCAAACGGTACGTGGGACGGGCTATCGTTTTTCGCCTCATTTTCAGGACGAGATAAAATGA
- the pstB gene encoding phosphate ABC transporter ATP-binding protein PstB, protein MNTQIIQLEDTKLEVNNLNFHYGDFHALKNINMRIAKHKVTAFIGPSGCGKSTLLRSFNRIFELYPNQYATGEIKLDGENLLTSPMDISLIRAKVGMVFQKPTPFPMSIYDNVAFGIRLFEKLSKADLNARVEWALSKAALWNEVKDKLNQSGDSLSGGQQQRLCIARGIAIKPEVLLLDEPCSALDPISTAKIEELISELKHDYTVVMVTHNMQQAARCSDYTAFMYLGELIEFDETVKIFDKPRLQRTEDYIKGRMG, encoded by the coding sequence ATGAATACTCAAATTATCCAACTTGAAGATACAAAATTAGAAGTGAACAACCTCAATTTTCACTATGGTGATTTCCATGCGTTAAAAAATATCAATATGCGTATTGCGAAACACAAAGTGACGGCGTTTATTGGTCCTTCTGGCTGTGGTAAATCGACCTTGCTTCGTTCCTTTAACCGAATTTTTGAGCTTTACCCAAATCAATACGCTACAGGCGAGATTAAATTAGATGGTGAAAATTTATTAACGTCACCGATGGATATTTCACTGATTCGCGCCAAAGTCGGTATGGTATTCCAAAAACCTACCCCTTTCCCGATGTCTATTTATGACAATGTGGCATTTGGGATCCGTTTATTCGAGAAATTAAGCAAAGCTGATCTGAATGCTCGCGTGGAATGGGCATTAAGCAAAGCGGCGTTATGGAATGAGGTGAAAGACAAATTAAATCAAAGTGGCGACAGCTTATCGGGCGGTCAACAACAACGCTTATGCATTGCGCGTGGCATTGCGATTAAACCAGAAGTGTTACTGTTAGATGAACCTTGTTCCGCACTCGATCCTATTTCAACAGCCAAAATCGAAGAATTGATCTCAGAACTCAAGCACGATTATACCGTGGTGATGGTTACTCATAATATGCAACAAGCCGCGCGTTGTTCTGATTACACCGCGTTTATGTATTTAGGTGAATTGATTGAGTTTGATGAAACCGTCAAAATCTTTGACAAACCACGTCTGCAACGCACAGAAGACTATATCAAAGGACGCATGGGATAA
- the pstA gene encoding phosphate ABC transporter permease PstA: MSNTHFHCRKLKNKLMLTLSFLAVFFGLFWLCWILFTLITKGIPALSLELFLEKTPGPGEKGGLLNAIIGSTLMITVSTLIGTPIGILAGTYLAEYGRYSQLTKVTRFLNDVLLSAPSIVIGLFIYAIYVSQVKHYSGWAGAFALAIIIIPVVVRTTDNMLNLVPNNLRETAASLGCPQWRVITMICYRSARAGILTGVLLSIARISGETAPLLFTALSNQFTSFDMNGPMANIPIVIYQFAASPFQDWNELAWAGATLITLFVLLLNIFARIFFPQKSK; this comes from the coding sequence ATGAGTAACACCCATTTTCACTGTCGTAAACTTAAAAATAAGCTGATGCTCACCCTTTCATTTTTAGCGGTTTTCTTTGGCTTATTTTGGCTATGTTGGATTTTGTTTACCTTAATTACAAAAGGTATTCCCGCGTTATCCTTGGAACTTTTCTTAGAAAAAACACCGGGACCGGGTGAAAAAGGCGGCTTACTGAATGCCATTATTGGTTCAACTCTGATGATTACTGTCAGTACGTTAATTGGTACCCCGATTGGTATTCTCGCCGGCACTTACCTCGCAGAATACGGACGTTATAGCCAATTAACCAAAGTGACGCGGTTTTTGAATGATGTATTACTTTCCGCACCATCTATCGTGATTGGCTTATTTATCTACGCCATTTATGTGTCACAAGTGAAGCATTATTCTGGTTGGGCGGGTGCCTTTGCTTTAGCCATCATCATTATTCCTGTCGTGGTACGGACAACCGATAATATGCTCAATCTTGTGCCGAATAATTTACGGGAAACCGCCGCCTCCTTAGGCTGCCCACAATGGCGTGTGATTACGATGATTTGTTATCGCTCTGCGCGTGCAGGGATTTTAACCGGAGTATTACTGTCAATCGCGCGTATTTCGGGGGAAACGGCGCCGTTGCTCTTTACTGCGCTATCCAATCAATTCACTTCTTTTGATATGAATGGACCGATGGCAAATATCCCAATCGTGATCTATCAATTTGCGGCAAGTCCATTCCAAGATTGGAACGAGCTTGCTTGGGCTGGTGCAACCTTAATTACCTTATTTGTTTTACTACTTAATATTTTTGCACGTATTTTCTTTCCACAGAAATCCAAATAA
- the pstC gene encoding phosphate ABC transporter permease subunit PstC, producing MLRRKTQAETNRLNHHIIELLFRQTTRFFAVFVFLLLAAVMTSLVFGSWDSFSTFGFSFLWHNDWNPVQESYGAIIPIVGTLITSFLALIIAVPISFGIAIFLTELAPEWLRRPVGTAIEMLAAIPSIIYGMWGLFIFVPLFQEHIQPSLIEWFGDLPVLSYLFSGAPFGIGLFTAGLVLAIMIIPFIAAVMRDVFTIVPAILKESAYGLGSTTWEVMWKVVLPYTKTGVVGGIMLGLGRALGETMAVTFVIGNAFHLPESLFSPSTSIASAIANEFNEASGLQKSALMELGLILFLITTVVLSISRLLIMRIEKKEGRK from the coding sequence ATGCTACGACGCAAAACCCAAGCGGAAACAAACCGCTTAAATCATCATATTATTGAACTTCTTTTTAGGCAAACTACACGTTTTTTCGCCGTATTTGTGTTTTTACTGCTTGCTGCAGTGATGACCTCCTTGGTCTTTGGCAGTTGGGATTCGTTCTCAACATTTGGTTTTTCTTTTTTATGGCACAATGATTGGAATCCTGTTCAAGAAAGCTACGGTGCCATTATTCCTATTGTAGGTACCTTAATTACCTCTTTCTTAGCTCTCATTATCGCCGTGCCTATTTCTTTCGGTATTGCGATTTTCTTAACTGAATTAGCACCAGAGTGGTTACGACGTCCTGTGGGTACTGCCATTGAAATGCTCGCCGCAATTCCGTCTATTATTTACGGCATGTGGGGACTTTTCATTTTTGTACCACTTTTCCAAGAACACATCCAACCGTCTTTGATCGAATGGTTTGGCGATCTCCCTGTACTCAGTTATTTATTTTCTGGTGCGCCTTTTGGTATTGGTTTATTCACCGCCGGACTGGTGCTAGCCATTATGATTATTCCCTTCATCGCTGCCGTAATGCGCGATGTATTCACTATCGTTCCCGCCATTTTGAAAGAGTCTGCTTATGGACTGGGCTCAACCACGTGGGAAGTGATGTGGAAAGTGGTGTTACCTTATACTAAAACTGGCGTTGTTGGCGGCATTATGCTCGGTTTAGGTCGTGCACTGGGCGAAACCATGGCGGTCACGTTTGTGATTGGCAATGCCTTCCATTTACCGGAATCCTTGTTTTCCCCATCCACTTCGATCGCCTCTGCCATCGCGAATGAGTTTAACGAAGCCAGTGGATTGCAAAAATCCGCTTTAATGGAATTAGGCTTAATTCTCTTCTTAATCACTACTGTCGTGCTATCCATTTCACGTTTATTAATTATGCGTATTGAGAAAAAAGAAGGACGGAAATAA